The window ACGAACCACGGGCCCGCCGGATCGCGGCGAAGTCGGCAGCCGTCACCGGCGACCGCTCGAACACCATCGCCGCGACACCGAGCAGGGGCAGAGCGAGGCCGCTCGCCGCGCCGTACGCTTCCGACCGGCCGGTGTTCACGGCAGTGGGTGTCGGCTGCGAGTGACGGCCAGCGGGCAGTGGACACGTCGGCGGATCGCTCGGATGATCGCGTCCTCCCGCAGGCCGTGTGTCTCGGCCATCACCAGGAGTCCGCCATCGTGGGTGGCCGCGGCCAGCACGATCGCGGCATCCAGGCCGGCGTGGACCGTGACGGTCACCGGCACCGTCGGGTACTTCTCCGACCACCGCTCGATCACCTGATGCACCTCGTCGGCCGGGCCGGCGACCGCGGCCGCCCCGGCGACCAGGACGTGCAGCGGCACATCCCGATCACCGGCGGCTTCGAAGCCGTGTCGCAGCACGTCCTCGGCGGACGCGACCGCGAGGATGCCGGCAACGACCGGGCCGGGCATCTCACCCTCCGCTCCGGACCGCCGGGACCAGAGTGAAGTCGACGGCGGCGACGCCCGGCACGGTGCGAGCCAGCACGGCCACGACGCCCCGTTCGGTGGGGTCGTCGAAGTCTCCGGCGATCCGGGCGACACCACCGTCGACCGTCGCCGTCCAGCGGTGCTGCCCGTCGGCGTACTCGTCGAGGCGGTGTTGCACCTCGGCGGTGAGCACATCGTCGCCACGCACCATGGTCCGCAGGATGTCCCGCCTGCTGACGATGCCGACCAGGTCCCCGTCGTCGAGCACCGGGATGCTGCGCACGTCGTACTCCAGCATCGCCTCAGCCGCCTCCGCGACATCGGTGTCGGGCCGGGTGGTCACGGGATACGGGGACATGACCTCGGCGACCAGGCCGGGCCGCTCCGCCGGATCGGTGGCCGGCAGCGGCCGCAGATGCGCGGTCGGGTCGGCGGGGACGCGATGCCACAGCAGGTCGCTCTCGCCGACCATACCGACCAGAGCGCCGGACTCGTCGAGAACCGGCAGCGCGGTCACCGATTTCGTGGTCATCAGCGTGGCCGCGGCGGCCACCGGGGTGGTCTGCTCCACCGTGTACACCGGGCTGCTCATGATGTCCTTGACACGCATCGCCCTCACCTCACCTTCCGGCCATCTGCCGGGTCAGGTCGACCAGACGGTTGGTGTAGCCCCACTCGTTGTCGTACCAGCCGAACACCTTCACCAGCCGGCCGTGCGCCTGGGTCAGGCGGGCGTCGAACACACACGACGACGGGTCGCCGACGATGTCGGTGGACACCAGCGGCGCGTCGGCGTACCGGATGATGCCGTGCATCGGTTGCCCGGGCGCGGCGGATTCCTCGACGGCACGATTGACCTGCTCCGCTGTGGCCTCGGCGGCCAGCAGCAGCGACAGGTCGCTGATCGAGCCGTCCACCACCGGCACCCGCAGCGCCACCCCGTCGAGCCGGCCCGCCAACTCCGGCAGCACGAGCCCGACCGCTTTGGCCGCGCCGGTGCTGGTCGGGATGATGTTCACCCCGGCCGCGCGGGCCCGGCGCGGGTCCTTGTGCGGCGCATCGAGGATGTTCTGGTCGTTGGTGTACGCGTGGACCGTGCTCAGATAGCCACTCTCGATGCCGAACGCGTCGTGTAACACCTTCACCAGCGGCGCAACACAGTTGGTCGTGCACGACGCCGCGGACACGATCCGGTGACGCACCGGATCGTAGCTGTCCGCGTTCACCCCCGGTACCAGAGTGGCGTCGACGCTCTTGCCGGGCGCGGAGATGAGTACCCGACGGGCGCCCGCCTTCAAGTGCAGCGCCGCGTCGTCGCGGGTACGCAGCTTGCCGGTCGACTCGATGACCAGGTCGACACCCAGCTCCCCCCACGGCAACGTGTCCGGACGCCGCTCGGCGAAGGTCGGGATGTCGTGCCATCCGACGGTCAGCCTTCCGTCGGCGTAGGACACCTCCGTGTCGAGCCGGCCGAACGTCGAGTCGTACTCGAGCAGATGCACCAGCGACGCCGCGTCGTACAGGTCGTTGATCGCCACGACCTGAAGGCCCTGGTTCGCGAGAGTCTTGTCGGTGAGGCGACGCAGGTAGTTGCGGCCGATCCGGCCGAAACCGTTGATCGCGATACGGTAGGTCATCGCGGGCTCCCTCCGCGTTGTCGTCCTCCCTCCAGGCTTTCGCCGACCCGGCCGCCCGGGCAGGGCCGAAGGGCCCACTCGTACGAAGACCGGCCTTCCGCCGAATCGGCTGCAGCGTTTCCGACGCCGTGACGGCCATCGAGAAGGTGGCTACGACGGACGTCCGGGTCTTTCGACCCTGACGGACCCTCTCAAGGGCCTGCGACGGTGGAGGCACCGATGGACTCCGGAGGTGTTACCGATGACCGAGCCGGCGAACAACGTGACCCTTTGCGAGGCACGCGATGCCTTGGAACGCGCCGTTCGGGTGTCCCTTCGGGCGCCGTCGGTGTTCAACACTCAGCCCTGGAAGTGGCGCCTCGCCGGTGACGTGCTGGAACTGGCGTCCGATCCGGGCCGCCGCCTCGGGGCCACCGACGCCGAGGGACGGCTGCTGCTGCTCAGCTGCGGCGGCGCCCTGCACCACGCCCGGGTCGCCCTGGCCGCTGCCGGATGGCACGCCGAGGTGCAGCGCTTCCCCGAGGAGCATCGCCCGGACCTGCTCGCACGGATCCGTGTCACCCGTCGCATCACTCCGGACGCCACTGCCCGGGATCTGGCCGCCGCGGTCAGCCGGCGCCGTACCGACCGCCGAGCGTTCGGTGGGCGCCCGGTGGCCGAGCAGACACTGACCCGCCTACGCCGGCTCGTCGAGGCCGAGGGCGCCCGTCTGCGGGTCGTGCCGGACGATCGAGTGGTCGAACTGGCCGACTCGGTCGATCTGGCCGCCTACGTCAACTACATCGATCCGGCTCACCGCGCCGAACTCACCGCTTGGACGCACCGGCCCGCCTGGACCGGAGACGGCGTGCCGCCGCAGACCGTAGTCACACAGAGTCTGCGGCGGGTGCCCGTACGCGACTTCCTGCCCGGCGGCTCCCCCGGTCTGCCGGCCAGTGCCGACCAGGACGAGGGCGCCGCCTATCTCGTCATCTTCGGCGCCTCGGACCGGCCGGTGGACCTGCTCCGCGGCGGTGAGGCCATGTCCGCCCTGCTCCTGCAAGCCACCGCCGAAGGCCTGGCGACCGCCCCCATCAGTGAAGCGGTCGAGGTGATCTGGCCCCGTCAGTTGCTGACCCGATTGCTGGCCGGCGCCGGCGAGCCGTACCTGATCGTCCGGCTCGGCTACGTCGAGTCAGCCGAAGCCGTGCCCCCGTCGCCTCGGCGCACACCCACCGACGTCCTCAGCATCGAGGACTGACCGCGAGCCGATGACGGCGAGGATCGGATGTCCGGGTACGGCGGCTGCCCGGCCGGCGTTTCTGCGCCGGAGCCGTTGTCTGTACAGACCCTCAGCCGGCTGCGGCGACGAAGTGGCAGACCGGCGCCGTGGCGGAGACGTTGGTGCCGTCGGAGGTGCGGACGTACCAGCCGTAGGAGTGGCCGGCGATCAGGGTGGGCAGCGTCACCGAGACGGTGCCCGAACCGGTGACGTAGTTGCTGGCCGAACCCGGACCGCCCAGGTAGATGGGCTGCGGCTGGCCGGCGTCGGTGTTGTCCCAGATGGAGAATTCGCCGCGGACCGGGACCGTGGGGTCGTCGTGGCGGACGGTGGCGCTCAGGCGCGGGGTCAACGACGGCACCGTGCCGTAGCCGCCGTTCTGGTGGCAGCCGGGGTTTGCGGTGTCGGCGGCCGGGATGGTGTCCGTGCCGGTGGGCACGGCCGGCAGCATGGTCTGGCCGGCGCGCAGCTTGGTGATCTCCGCACTGGCCAGGGCGTAGGGGAAGAGCTGCAGGTCGTCGAGGCCACCCTGGTAGGCGGTGCCGACGGTGACCGGGGTTCCGCTCGGCACGCGCTTGGTGTGTGCCACGCTCCCGGCGAGGGTGCCGTTGACGAACAGGTTCATCTTGGCCGTCACGGGATCGTGGGTGGCCACCAGATGCGTCCACGCGCCGGGCTGGGCGGTGGCGAGGACCTGATCGACAGCGGCACCGGCGGCATCGGCGGTCACCATGGCGAACCGCCATTTACCCCCGGTATACGACAGGTCGACGGGGCTGCCGTTGTTGTTCGCCTGATTGATCAGGGAACCGTTGGGAGCCGCGGCGTCCGGCTTGGCCCAGACGGACACGGTCAGACCGCGGCGGCTGTCGAAGACGTTGACGGTGCCGTCGACACCGCTGACCACGGTTCCCGTGCCGTCGAAGCGCAACGAACGGACCCGTTCGGTGGAGCGGGTGACGCCGCCGGCCAGTTTCCCGGTGAGGCCGTTGATCGAGCTGTCCGCCGTGGTGGTGCCGGCGGCCTCATCGAACTTCCAGGTCAGCGCCTGCCCACGGGTGAACGCGAGCAGCGGTGCGTGGTCCGACAGGCCCGCCGGGTCGTCGGCTGCGGCCGTGTTGGTGTTGGTGTCGGCGAATTCGGTGAGCGAGTCGCAGTAGGTGAACCCGGAGGCCGCGAACACGTAGTCGAGCTTCTGCTGGGCTACTGCCGGTTCGGCGTCCGTGCTGTTGAAATGGGTCATCTCGTTGATCGCGTCGCCGGGTGCGTAGGCCTGCTGATCGCATTCGGGGTACGCGTCGAACAGCGGCCGGATCGGCGACGTCGAAGCCGAGCCCTGGCTGGTGTTGAAGTCGCCGCCGAGCACCGGCACCGCGACACCGCTGATCTTCTGCTTCAGCGACGCGGTCTCACGGGCGTACTCGGCGTCGTTGTTGTGCAGCAGGTGGGTGCCGCACGGCGTGTTCTGCCAGCCCTCGACCCGTACGCAGAGCAGGTTGGAAGTGCGTTTGGTCGTGGTGTCCGGATAGTGGTTCGGGTCCCCGGCGACGAGCAGCGGCGTCACCGTCGACGAGGTGATGGTGCCGCGGACGGCGATGACCTGACCGAGGGTGCCGATCAGGTCGCCGCCGCGACAGTCGGATCGGCCGTCCGGGCGGGCCACGACGGCGGTGCGGTAGGTCCAGCCGGGGCCGAGCGCTGCCATCAGTGGTGCCAGGTCGTTGCGGTCGCCGCCGCGGCCGGCGGCCTCGTCGGGGTAGCAGACCTCTTGGAGCATGACCACGTTGAGGTCACGTTGGCGGACGATCGTCTCGATCGCGGCGGCCTTGGCCTGCGGTCGCGACCGCCACGGACAGTAAGAGGAGCTGCCTCGACTCCCCCCGGCCTCGCCACAGATGTTCCAGGTCATCATGCGGACGGCTTCGCGCTGGTAGCCCAGTCCGTCGGCCGCGGCCGCCACCTGCACATTCTGGTGCTGTTGCTGCTGCGGAACGGCGATCCGGACGGCCGCGACGGTGGCCAGCACTGCTGCCGTCACCCCGACCATGGCCAGTAATCTTCGCAAGACATTCCCCCGATTTGATGAAGCAGGAGCGAAGATCATATATATGCATGCCTGCCGGGGGCGTCCCGCAGCGCGTCCTTCACGCCTGCCGGACGCTCACCGGCGACGATCAGAGCGCCCTGCGCT of the Actinoplanes sichuanensis genome contains:
- a CDS encoding CBS domain-containing protein — its product is MRVKDIMSSPVYTVEQTTPVAAAATLMTTKSVTALPVLDESGALVGMVGESDLLWHRVPADPTAHLRPLPATDPAERPGLVAEVMSPYPVTTRPDTDVAEAAEAMLEYDVRSIPVLDDGDLVGIVSRRDILRTMVRGDDVLTAEVQHRLDEYADGQHRWTATVDGGVARIAGDFDDPTERGVVAVLARTVPGVAAVDFTLVPAVRSGG
- the gap gene encoding type I glyceraldehyde-3-phosphate dehydrogenase, whose translation is MTYRIAINGFGRIGRNYLRRLTDKTLANQGLQVVAINDLYDAASLVHLLEYDSTFGRLDTEVSYADGRLTVGWHDIPTFAERRPDTLPWGELGVDLVIESTGKLRTRDDAALHLKAGARRVLISAPGKSVDATLVPGVNADSYDPVRHRIVSAASCTTNCVAPLVKVLHDAFGIESGYLSTVHAYTNDQNILDAPHKDPRRARAAGVNIIPTSTGAAKAVGLVLPELAGRLDGVALRVPVVDGSISDLSLLLAAEATAEQVNRAVEESAAPGQPMHGIIRYADAPLVSTDIVGDPSSCVFDARLTQAHGRLVKVFGWYDNEWGYTNRLVDLTRQMAGR
- a CDS encoding Acg family FMN-binding oxidoreductase, with translation MTEPANNVTLCEARDALERAVRVSLRAPSVFNTQPWKWRLAGDVLELASDPGRRLGATDAEGRLLLLSCGGALHHARVALAAAGWHAEVQRFPEEHRPDLLARIRVTRRITPDATARDLAAAVSRRRTDRRAFGGRPVAEQTLTRLRRLVEAEGARLRVVPDDRVVELADSVDLAAYVNYIDPAHRAELTAWTHRPAWTGDGVPPQTVVTQSLRRVPVRDFLPGGSPGLPASADQDEGAAYLVIFGASDRPVDLLRGGEAMSALLLQATAEGLATAPISEAVEVIWPRQLLTRLLAGAGEPYLIVRLGYVESAEAVPPSPRRTPTDVLSIED
- a CDS encoding LamG-like jellyroll fold domain-containing protein, which codes for MRRLLAMVGVTAAVLATVAAVRIAVPQQQQHQNVQVAAAADGLGYQREAVRMMTWNICGEAGGSRGSSSYCPWRSRPQAKAAAIETIVRQRDLNVVMLQEVCYPDEAAGRGGDRNDLAPLMAALGPGWTYRTAVVARPDGRSDCRGGDLIGTLGQVIAVRGTITSSTVTPLLVAGDPNHYPDTTTKRTSNLLCVRVEGWQNTPCGTHLLHNNDAEYARETASLKQKISGVAVPVLGGDFNTSQGSASTSPIRPLFDAYPECDQQAYAPGDAINEMTHFNSTDAEPAVAQQKLDYVFAASGFTYCDSLTEFADTNTNTAAADDPAGLSDHAPLLAFTRGQALTWKFDEAAGTTTADSSINGLTGKLAGGVTRSTERVRSLRFDGTGTVVSGVDGTVNVFDSRRGLTVSVWAKPDAAAPNGSLINQANNNGSPVDLSYTGGKWRFAMVTADAAGAAVDQVLATAQPGAWTHLVATHDPVTAKMNLFVNGTLAGSVAHTKRVPSGTPVTVGTAYQGGLDDLQLFPYALASAEITKLRAGQTMLPAVPTGTDTIPAADTANPGCHQNGGYGTVPSLTPRLSATVRHDDPTVPVRGEFSIWDNTDAGQPQPIYLGGPGSASNYVTGSGTVSVTLPTLIAGHSYGWYVRTSDGTNVSATAPVCHFVAAAG